The Peribacillus sp. FSL P2-0133 genome has a segment encoding these proteins:
- the gucD gene encoding alpha-ketoglutaric semialdehyde dehydrogenase GucD, whose protein sequence is MNVKTDEKTYLNYINGKWVTASIQKVDTSINPANRHEIIGYVQQSEKEDLDYAVLAAKEAQVFWGKLSGAARGEYLYKVANALEQRIDEIAETMTREMGKTFLEAKGETARGVAILRYYAGEGMRKIGDVIPSSDSEALMFTTRAPLGVVGVITPWNFPVAIPIWKIAPALIYGNTVILKPAQEAAVTAAKVIECFDEAGLPMGTINMVTGPGAVIGQAITNHPDINGITFTGSDAVGKLIGLGALKRGAKYQLEMGGKNPVIVANDADLEEAVVATISGGLRSTGQKCTATSRVIVQSEVYEEFKNKLIEKIKEIKIGNGLKEDVWMGPCASENQLNTVLSYVKKGLDEGATLIYGGKRMKEDELVNGFFMEPTVFENVSNRMSIAQEEIFGPVLALIKVETLEEALQIANDVKFGLSASIFTKNIGHMLSFINEMDAGLVRINAESAGVELQAPFGGMKQSSSHSREQGEAAIEFFTSIKTVFVKA, encoded by the coding sequence ATGAACGTAAAAACTGACGAAAAAACGTATTTAAACTATATCAATGGTAAATGGGTAACTGCTTCTATTCAAAAGGTTGATACTAGTATCAATCCAGCCAATCGTCATGAAATCATCGGTTATGTACAACAGTCTGAAAAAGAAGATTTAGATTACGCGGTTCTTGCTGCGAAGGAAGCTCAAGTTTTCTGGGGGAAGCTATCCGGTGCTGCCCGTGGAGAGTATTTGTATAAGGTCGCGAATGCACTCGAGCAACGTATTGATGAAATTGCGGAAACGATGACTCGTGAAATGGGAAAAACATTTCTGGAAGCAAAAGGGGAAACAGCTAGAGGTGTCGCTATCCTTCGTTATTATGCAGGAGAAGGGATGAGAAAAATAGGTGATGTGATTCCTTCATCGGATTCTGAAGCACTGATGTTCACTACTCGTGCTCCCCTTGGAGTTGTAGGTGTTATCACACCTTGGAATTTCCCAGTGGCAATCCCCATCTGGAAAATAGCACCGGCACTCATCTATGGAAATACTGTTATTCTTAAACCAGCTCAAGAAGCCGCAGTAACCGCAGCCAAAGTAATAGAATGTTTTGACGAGGCAGGGCTTCCAATGGGTACTATTAATATGGTAACAGGCCCTGGGGCCGTCATCGGTCAAGCGATTACTAATCATCCGGATATTAATGGAATTACATTCACAGGATCTGATGCCGTTGGTAAATTAATTGGCCTAGGAGCTCTAAAGCGTGGTGCTAAGTATCAGTTAGAAATGGGTGGGAAGAATCCTGTAATTGTAGCCAATGACGCCGACTTAGAAGAGGCAGTAGTTGCAACTATTAGTGGAGGACTCCGTTCTACGGGACAGAAATGTACAGCTACTAGTCGTGTAATCGTACAAAGTGAAGTTTACGAGGAGTTCAAAAATAAACTTATTGAAAAGATAAAGGAAATAAAAATTGGGAATGGTTTAAAAGAAGATGTATGGATGGGGCCATGTGCAAGTGAGAACCAGCTGAATACAGTCCTTTCTTACGTAAAGAAAGGACTAGATGAGGGCGCAACATTGATTTATGGCGGTAAACGTATGAAGGAAGATGAATTAGTTAATGGATTCTTTATGGAACCTACTGTCTTTGAAAATGTTAGTAATAGAATGTCTATTGCCCAAGAGGAAATTTTCGGACCAGTGCTTGCCCTTATCAAAGTTGAGACTTTAGAAGAAGCATTACAAATTGCAAACGACGTGAAATTTGGACTAAGTGCTTCTATTTTCACTAAAAATATTGGTCACATGCTTTCTTTTATTAATGAGATGGATGCTGGTCTCGTACGTATTAATGCTGAATCTGCGGGAGTTGAACTGCAAGCCCCATTCGGGGGAATGAAACAATCTAGCTCCCACTCTCGTGAGCAAGGAGAAGCTGCAATTGAGTTTTTCACTTCCATTAAAACCGTATTTGTAAAGGCATAA
- a CDS encoding DUF4822 domain-containing protein → MNKKAITSILLGFTLVLTGYSGAKAQENHSEHWQKRAVKETKKENKLTKGQVMANILSSTDWQGTRVYDKHHNDLTKENANFIGLAKYDVKTGHYEFFDAKTGKSRDDKGTFFITNDGKKRILISESMNYQAVVDMTKLNKHVFTYKRMGKDANGNDVEVFVEHVPYKEKELSFTDPDKQLNTTTGDIVKDVDGDKILGSTLWHGTKVLDEDGNDVTKYNSMFISLAKFDDKTNKYEFFNVETGKSRGDYGYFDIVHENKIRAHVSIGNNKYGAALELTELNNNKFTYKRTGKDKDGKDITIFVEHESYKGDLKPKFSF, encoded by the coding sequence ATGAACAAAAAAGCAATAACATCAATATTGCTCGGTTTCACATTAGTATTAACAGGTTACAGCGGCGCTAAAGCCCAAGAAAATCATAGTGAACATTGGCAAAAACGAGCTGTTAAAGAGACTAAAAAGGAAAACAAGTTAACCAAAGGACAGGTAATGGCTAACATTCTTAGCAGTACAGATTGGCAAGGTACAAGAGTGTATGACAAACATCATAATGACTTAACAAAAGAGAATGCAAACTTCATTGGTCTTGCGAAATATGATGTGAAAACAGGACATTATGAATTTTTTGATGCAAAGACTGGGAAAAGTCGTGACGATAAGGGAACATTCTTTATCACTAATGATGGGAAGAAGAGAATATTAATTTCAGAATCAATGAATTATCAAGCTGTTGTTGACATGACAAAACTAAATAAACATGTTTTTACTTATAAAAGAATGGGAAAAGACGCTAATGGCAACGATGTAGAGGTATTCGTTGAACATGTTCCTTATAAAGAAAAAGAGCTTTCTTTTACTGATCCGGACAAGCAGTTGAACACTACTACCGGAGATATTGTTAAAGACGTTGATGGAGATAAGATTTTAGGCAGCACCCTTTGGCACGGAACAAAGGTATTAGACGAAGATGGCAATGATGTAACAAAGTATAATTCGATGTTTATAAGTCTGGCAAAATTTGATGACAAGACTAATAAATATGAATTTTTCAATGTTGAAACAGGCAAAAGCCGCGGTGATTATGGCTACTTCGATATTGTACACGAAAATAAAATAAGAGCCCATGTTTCAATTGGAAATAATAAGTATGGTGCTGCTCTTGAACTTACCGAACTTAATAATAATAAATTTACGTATAAAAGAACTGGTAAAGACAAAGATGGTAAGGACATAACTATATTCGTTGAACATGAATCTTATAAAGGTGATCTTAAACCAAAATTTAGTTTTTAA